One Coffea arabica cultivar ET-39 chromosome 5c, Coffea Arabica ET-39 HiFi, whole genome shotgun sequence DNA window includes the following coding sequences:
- the LOC140007262 gene encoding uncharacterized protein gives MDRQVIGRSRGRPTRQHPEAGGDREPEVEQDQGQEGVAGDRVATAIDRITEVLERLTDRQTTEPVHQPGGPVDSDDRALERFLKFGPPKFYGGPEPEVAEGWWERITEIFAALNYTEERKVTFATFQFEGAARSWWNLEKREDDFIRCKQGAMSVAEYEVQFTKLSRFAPELIATEQRRVRRFVQGLNVELQESLAVVRIDTFAEAVERAQRVEVARAQVKSFQSKKRFAPSSSREPTFGNAPPAKVGRGTSGVNSSGAPRGAQARGNGARNAGGRNIGARGGPIGRGQPRNRPQGGRAIVPQVTCAYCKKPGHSMDSCWKRQGRCLRCGSSEHQISGCPKVQEGTPQKARPNTSGGSRPTVPARVYAIDDQPVPDSSEVVEGTLPIFHRLAKVLIDPGATHSFVNPSFMSGIDVQPVRLPYDLEVRTPMGNKKVTTSLTYRNCEFWVGERKMLVDLISLDIKGYDVIIGMDFLGHHHAKLDCRAKVVEFCIPGEATLRLDVKGRLASSAMVSGIRARKMLSKGAQGFIAFLINTPSDQVRLEDVLVVREFLDVFPEELTTLPPEREVEFKIDLVPGTAPISKTPYRMAPAELKELKIQLQDLLEKGFVKESDSPWGAPFVRPTARISGLL, from the exons ATGGATcgccaagtgataggaaggagCCGGGGAAGACCCACTAGACAACACCCGGAAGCGGGTGGTGATAGGGAACCCGAGGTCGAACAAGACCAAGGGCAGGAAGGTGTGGCCGGAGACCGGGTGGCCACCGCAATTGACCGTATTACTGAAGTTCTCGAGCGATTGACTGATCGCCAAACCACTGAACCAGTGCATCAACCAGGAGGCCCAGTTGACTCCGATGATCGGGCACTGGAAAGATTTCTGAAATTTGGACCTCCCAAATTTTATGGAGGACCCGAGCCGGAAGTGGCCGAAGGCTGGTGGGAGAGAATCACTGAGATTTTTGCCGCCTTGAACTATACTGAGGAGCGAAAAGTGACTTTTGCTAccttccagtttgagggagctgcCCGCTCATGGTGGAACCTG gagaagagagaggatgattttATTAGATGCAAACAAGGGGCGATGAGTGTCGCCGAGTATGAAGTCCAGTTCACAAAGCTGTCACGCTTTGCACCTGAGTTGATAGCCACCGAGCAAAGGCGTGTTCGGAGGTTTGTgcagggtttgaatgtggaaCTACAGGAAAGTTTAGCTGTTGTAAGGATAGATACCTTCGCTGAGGCTGTAGAAAGAGCGCAGCGAGTTGAAGTAGCCAGAGCTCAAGTGAAGTCTTTTCAGTCCAAGAAAAGGTTTGCTCCTAGCAGTAGTCGGGAGCCGACTTTTGGAAATGCTCCACCGGCCAAAGTGGGCCGAGGAACTAGTGGAGTGAATAGTTCTGGAGCACCACGAGGCGCCCAAGCAAGAGGAAACGGGGCCAGGAATGCAGGAGGACGAAATATTGGAGCTAGAGGGGGACCAATTGGAAGAGGACAACCTAGGAATCGGCCGCAAGGGGGTAGAGCAATAGTTCCTCAAGTGACATGTGCTTATTGCAAGAAACCTGGTCATTCAATGGACAGTTGCTGGAAGAGGCAAGGAAGGTGCTTGAGATGTGGAAGTAGTGAGCACCAAATCTCAGGATGTCCAAAGGTGCAGGAAGGGACTCCTCAGAAAGCTAGACCAAACACTTCTGGAGGGAGCCGGCCAACAGTTCCTGCCAGAGTGTATGCTATAGATGATCAACCCGTACCTGATTCATCGGAAGTTGTGGAAGGTACACTTCCAATTTTTCATAGATTAGCTAAAGTGTTAATTGACCCTGGTGCAACGCATTCATTTGTAAATCCATCTTTTATGTCTGGAATAGATGTGCAACCCGTTAGATTACCCTATGATCTTGAAGTTAGGACACCAATGGGTAATAAGAAGGTAACCACTAGCTTGACTTATAGGAATTGCGAATTCTGGGTTGGAGAGCGAAAAATGTTAGTGGATCTGATCAGTTTGGATATAAAAGGTTACGATGTTATCATAGGAATGGATTTCCTAGGTCACCATCATGCTAAGCTTGATTGCCGAGCGAAAGTAGTGGAGTTTTGTATACCTGGAGAAGCAACCCTGAGGTTAGATGTTAAGGGTAGGTTAGCATCTTCTGCTATGGTCTCGGGAATACGGGCAAGGAAAATGTTATCtaaaggagctcaaggtttCATAGCCTTCTTGATCAATACTCCCAGTGATCAAGTAAGATTAGAAGATGTGCTAGTGGTACGGGAATTTCTGGATGTTTTCCCTGAAGAATTAACGACTCTACCGCCGGAGAGAGAAGTGGAGTTTAAAATCGACTTGGTGCCTGGAACGGCTCCAATTTCTAAGACTccgtaccgaatggctcctgccgagCTTAAAGAGTTGAAAATCCAATTACAAGACCTGTTGGAGAAAGGTTTCGTGAAGGAAAGTGACTCACCATGGGGAGCACCc TTTGTTCGACCAACTGCAAGGATCAGTGGTCTTCTCTAA